The sequence GCCGGATTGACCACGTCGTTGGCGCCGATCACCAGCACCACGTCGGTGTTCTTGAACTCGGGGTTGATCCGGTCCATCTCCCAGAGCTTTTCGTAGTCGACGTCGGCCTCCGCCAGCAGCACGTTCATGTGGCCGGGCATGCGGCCCGCCACCGGGTGGATCGCGTAGAGGACGCGGCGGCCGCCCTTCTCGAGCAGGTCGCCGAGCTCCCGTACCGCGTGCTGCGCCTGCGCCACGGCGAGGCCGTACCCGGGCACCACCACCACGGTCTGCGCCGCCTCGAGGAGCATCGCCGCCTCCTCGGCGCCGGCGGAGCGGACGTTGACGTACTCGCTGCCGGCGCCGCCGGCAGCAGCCACCTGCTCGCCGCCGAAGCCGCCGAGGATCACCGCGCCGAGCGAGCGGTTCATCGCCACGCACATGATCCGGGTGAGGATGAGGCCCGCCGCGCCGACCATGGCGCCGGCGATGATCAGCAGGTAGTTGCCGATGACGAAGCCGGTCGCCGATGCGGCGACGCCGGAGTAGGAGTTGAGGAGGGAGACCACCACCGGCATGTCGGCGCCGCCGATGGGGAGCACCAGCAGCACGCCGAGCACCAGCGAGATGCCGAGGAGCGTGAGCGCCACCGTGGCGCCGAGCTCGGCACCCTCCGCCCACCAGCCGAAGAGCACCGCCCCCGCCATCACCGCGAGGAGGAGGAGCACGTGGATCGCGTGGCCGCCGGGGATGCGCACGGGCGAGCCGGTGATCGATCCGGCGAGCTTGCCGTAGGCGATGAGCGATCCGCTGAAGGTGACGGCGCCGATGAGGACCGAGAGGACCATGGTGATCGCCTCGGCGCCGCCGAGCACCACCGCCGCGGTGCCCGGTCTGCCGGGCTCGACCACGTCGACCCAATAGACGGAGATCGCCACCAGTGCGGAGGCGGCGCCGCCGAAGCCGTTGAGGAGCGCGACCATCTCGGGCATCGAGGTCATCGGCACCCGCACGGCGACCACGGCGCCGACGGCGCTGCCGACGAGCAGGCCCGCGAGGATCCAGCGGTAGTCGACCCAGCCGAGCTCGAGCAGCGTGCCCACCACGGCGAGGAGCATGGCCAGCGCCGCGACGGCGTTGCCCTGCCGCGCGGTGCGCACCAGCGAGAGGCGCTTGAGGCCGAGGATGAAGAGCGTCGCCGAGACCAGGTAGATCAGCGGGACGATCACGGCGTGCAGGGTGTCGTTCATCGACGCTTCCCCCCGAACATGCGCAGCATGCGGTCGGTGACGAGGAAACCACCCACCACGTTGATCGTGGCGAAGGCGATGGCGAGTGCCCCGAGCACGTTGGAGAGGGAGATCTCCGAGGTCTGCGCTGCGTAGAGCGCGCCGACGATGGTGATCCCCGAGATGGCGTTGGCGCCGGACATCAACGGGGTGTGCAGCGTCGCGGGGACCTTGTTGATCACCTCGAAGCCGACGAAGATGGCGAGAACGAAGACGTACAGGCCGATCAAGAGCGGACCCATCAACATGCCCGTGCCTCCTTCAGCTTCTCCGCGGTGGGCCCGTGGAGCACCTCGCCGCCGTGGGTGAGCAACATCGCAGCGACGATCTCGTCGGCGGTGTCGAGCTGCAGCGTGCCGCCCTTCGCGACGTGGAGGACGACCTCGAGCACGTTGCGCGCGTAGAGCATCGAGGCATCGCCAGGGACGGTGGAGGGAAGGTTCGGCCTGCCGATGATCTTCACCCCGTGGCGGACCACCTCCTCGCCCGGGACCGAGAGCTCGCAATTGCCGCCCTGCTCCACCGCCAGGTCGACGATCACCGCACCGGTCCGCATCCGCTCCACCATCTCCTTCGTCACCAGCCGCGGCGCCGGCTTGCCGGGCACCAGGGCGGTGGTGATCACCACGTCCGCCGCGGCGACGTGGTTGGCGACGATCTCCTGCTGCCTGCGGAGGAAGTCGGCGGAGACCTCGCGGGCGTAGCCGCCTGCCCCCTCGCCGCTCTCCTGCATCGGAAGATCGATGAAGCGGCCGCCGAGGGAGAGCACCTGCTCCTTCGCC comes from Vulgatibacter sp. and encodes:
- a CDS encoding NAD(P)(+) transhydrogenase (Re/Si-specific) subunit beta, yielding MNDTLHAVIVPLIYLVSATLFILGLKRLSLVRTARQGNAVAALAMLLAVVGTLLELGWVDYRWILAGLLVGSAVGAVVAVRVPMTSMPEMVALLNGFGGAASALVAISVYWVDVVEPGRPGTAAVVLGGAEAITMVLSVLIGAVTFSGSLIAYGKLAGSITGSPVRIPGGHAIHVLLLLAVMAGAVLFGWWAEGAELGATVALTLLGISLVLGVLLVLPIGGADMPVVVSLLNSYSGVAASATGFVIGNYLLIIAGAMVGAAGLILTRIMCVAMNRSLGAVILGGFGGEQVAAAGGAGSEYVNVRSAGAEEAAMLLEAAQTVVVVPGYGLAVAQAQHAVRELGDLLEKGGRRVLYAIHPVAGRMPGHMNVLLAEADVDYEKLWEMDRINPEFKNTDVVLVIGANDVVNPAAQTQKDSPIYGMPILEVHQARTVFVIKRSLGAGYAGIKNELFERDNTMMIYGDAKKVLQDLIAEVKTTQAAA
- a CDS encoding NAD(P) transhydrogenase subunit alpha — encoded protein: MLMGPLLIGLYVFVLAIFVGFEVINKVPATLHTPLMSGANAISGITIVGALYAAQTSEISLSNVLGALAIAFATINVVGGFLVTDRMLRMFGGKRR